Within the Pengzhenrongella sicca genome, the region CGTGGGGGCGCAGGCCGGGCGGCGCCTGGTCGGCGCGAGCCTCGAGCTCGGCGGCAAGAACCCGCTCTACGTCGCCGACGACGTCGACGTCGAGGTGGCCGCCGAGGGCGCCGTCCGCGCGTGCTTCGCGAGCGCCGGGCAGCTGTGCGTGTCGATCGAGCGCGTGTACGTGCACGAGGCGGTCGCGGACGCGTTCGTCGTCGCGTTCGTGCGCCGGGTGCGCCAGCTCGTGCTGGGCGCGGGGCTCGACTACCAGGCCGACGTCGGCTCCCTCACCACCGCGGCGCACCTGGCGAAGGTCACCGCGCACGTCGAAGACGCCGTCGCCCGCGGCGCGACCGTCCTGACCGGCGGGACCGCGCGGGGCGACCTCGGCCCCCTGTTCTTCGAGCCGACCGTGCTCACGGACGTCCCGGCCGACGCGCTGGCGTTCCGCGAGGAGACGTTCGGGCCGGTCGTCGCGGTGTACCCGGTCGCGTCCGACGACGAGGCGGTCGCCGCCATGAACGACACCGAGTTCGGGCTGACGGCGAGCGTCTGGACCCGCGACGTCCGCCGCGGGCGGGCCATCGCGGCCCGCATCGAGGCGGGGTCCGTCAACGTGAACGAGGGGTTCGCGGCGTCCTGGGGCTCGGTCGCCGCGCCGCAGGGCGGCTGGAAGGCGTCCGGGCTCGGGGCCAGGCACTCCGCGACGGGCCTCGCGCACGTGACGCGTGAGCAGACCGTCGCGGTGCAGCGCGGCGCGCACGGGCTGCGCGGCCCCGGCGGGACGCCGGTGCTGCCCGGCATCGGCCTGGGCCGGATGTACGCGCTGCCCGCCGAGCAGTGGACGCGCGCGTTCACGGGTGCGCTCCGGCTGCTCAAGGCGGTCGGTCGGGCGTGACCGACACGACGACCGACACGCTCGGCTCGCGCGACGCGGCCGCGGCCGTGCGCGGGGCGGTGAGCTACCGGGGCCTGACGTACGCCCAGGTGTCCGGGTTCCGGCCGCTCCTGCTGGACGTGCACGTCCCGGCCGGCGGTCCGGCCGGCAGCTCCGGTCCGGCCGGCAGCTCCGGTCTAACCGGCAGCTCTGGTCTCGCCGGCAGCTCCGGTCCAGCCGGACCGGCCGGCCCGGTGCCCTGCGTCGTGTGGGTGCACGGCGGCGGGTGGGAGAGCGGGGACCGGCGCTTCACGCCCGAGACCTGGCCGGCGGGGCTGCTGTTCGAGTCGCTGATCGCGGCCGGCCTCGCCGTCGCGACCGTGGACTACCGCCTCTCGGGCGAGGCGCTGTTCCCGGCGGCGCTGCACGACGTGAAGTCCGCCGTGCGCTTCCTGCGCGCCCACGCCGGCGAGCTTGGCCTCGACCCGGCGCGGTTCGGGGTGTGCGGCGAGAGCGCCGGCGGGCACCTCGCGGCGATGATCGCCCTCACTGGCGACGACGGCGCGTACGAGGGCTCGGTGGGCCTGCTAGGTCCCAGCACGGTCGTGCAGGCGGCGGCCGTGCTCTACGGCGTCACGGACTTCTCCGCCGAGATCGCGAGCCGCAACCTGCCGCCCGGGCTCGTCCCGGACGAGCCGGAGTCACGGTTCCTCGGCGCGACGCCCGAGCAGGCGCCCGCCCTCGCGGCCGCCGCGTCCCCGGTGAGCCACGCGACGGCGTCGGCGCCCCCGGTCCTGCTCATCAGCGGCGACGCGGACACGCTCGTGCCGCTCGACCAGAGCGAGCGCCTGCGGGACGCGCTGCTCGCGGCCGGGGCGCGCGACGTCGTCCTCGAGGTCGTGCCCGGCGCCGACCACTGCTTCGTGGGCGTCGACCCGGCCGGGCCGCTGGGCACGGTCGTCGAGTTCCTGAGGGGCCGCCTGCACCCCTGACCCGACCCGCTGCCGGGCGCGAGCTGCCGGGCGCCCGAGTGTGGAGGATCTGCTGGTGTGGGGCGGTTGGAGGGGACCGTCTGCCCACACGAGCGGGCGCAACGACCGATTGCCCACTCGCGTGGGGTTCGGGGACCGACCGAGCCTCGGTGCGGCAGGCCCGGACGCAGCGCGACCCCCGGTACGCCGCGAGGGCGCGCCGGGGGTCGGCTGGTCGGGCGGGTGCCCCGCCGTGACAGCTACGCGCCGACGAGCGCGACCGCCTGGCGGGCGATCTCGAGCTCCTCGTTCGTCGGGATCACGAAGACCGTGACCTCCGAGCCGTCGGTCGAGATGACCCGGGGCTCGGGGGAGCGGACCTTGTTGCGGGCCGGGTCGATCTCGATGCCGAGGCGCCCGAGGCCGGCGAGCGAGTTCAGGCGAACCGCGTCGTCGTTCTCGCCGATGCCGGCCGTGAAGGCGATGGCGTCGACGTGCCCGAGCTGGGCGTAGTAGTTGCCCACGTAGCCCTTGATCCGGTGGTAGTAGACCTCGCTGGCCGTGATGGCGTTGACGTCGCCGGCGGCCACCGCGTCCTCGATGTCGCGCATGTCCGAGAACCCGGACATGCCGAGCATGCCGGACTCGCGGTTCAGCATGACGTCGAGGTCGTCGAGGCTCATGCCCGCGACGCGGCCCAGGTGGATGAGCATCGCCGGGTCGAGGTCGCCCGAGCGGGTGCCCATGACGAGGCCCTCGAGCGGCGTGAGCCCCATCGAGGTCTCGACGCAGACGCCGCCGCGCACCGCCGACGCCGAGGCGCCGTTGCCGAGGTGCAGCACGATGACGTTGACCTCGCTCGGGTCCTTGCCGAGCAGCTCCGCCGTCGTGCGGGAGACGAACTGGTGCGACGTGCCGTGGTAGCCGTAGCGGCGGATGGAGTGCTTGCGCGCGAGCTCGCGGTCGATCGCATACGTGTACGCGGCGGGCGGCAGCGTCGAGTGGAACGACGTGTCGAACACCGCGATGTGCGGCACGTCCGGGAACGCGGCGCGGGCGGCGCGGATCCCGGAGAGGTTCGCGGGGTTGTGCAGCGGGGCGAGCGCGGACCACTCCTCGATCGCGGCCTCGACGCTGTCGTCGACCACGGCCGGGCCGGTGAACCGGGTGCCGCCCTGCACCACGCGGTGCCCGACCGCCGTGAGGGTGACCTCACGCAGGTCGGGGCCGTGCGTCGCGAACAGGTCGAGGATCGTGGCGATGCCCGCCTCGTGGTTCGGCACCGGCTGCTCGAGCTTCGTGCGGCCGTCCGGGCCGTCGTGCTTGACGCTGCTGAGCGCCTGGCCGATGCGCTCGATGATGCCGCCGGCGACGGCCTCGCCCGAGACGGCGTCGGTGAGCTGGTACTTGATCGAGGAGGACCCCGCGTTGATGACGAGAACGAGCGAGCTCATACGGTCTGCTCCTGAGGGGTCGTGGCCTGGGCCTGCGCCTGCGCGCGAAGCGCCTGGGCCTGGATCGCGGTGAACGCGACGGTGTTGACAATGTCTCCGACGAGGGCGCCGCGCGAGAGGTCGTTGACCGGCTTGCGCAGCCCCTGCAGGATCGGTCCGATCGCGACGGCGCCCGACGAGCGCTGCACGGCCTTGTAGGTGTTGTTCCCGGTGTTGAGGTCCGGGAAGATGAACACCGTGGCGCGCCCGGCGACGAGCGAGTCGGGCATCTTCGCCTTGGCGACAGCCGCGTCGACCGCGGCGTCGTACTGGATGGGGCCCTCGATGATGAGGTCGGGGCGGCGGGCGCGCACGAGCTCGGTCGCGGCCCGGACCTTGTCGACGTCGGCCCCGCCGGCGGACTCGCCGGTCGAGTAGGACAGCATCGCGATGCGCGGCTCGATGCCGAACTGGGTGGCCGTCGCGGCCGAGGTGATCGCGATGTCCGCGAGCTGCTCGGCGGTCGGGTCGATGTTGACGGCGCAGTCCCCGTAGACCAGCACGCGGTCGGCGAGGCACATGAGGAAGACGCCGGAGACGACGGAGACGCCCGGGATCGTCTTGATGATCTCGAACGACGGCTTGATGGTGTGCGCGGTGGTGTGCATCGCGCCCGAGACCATGCCGTCGGCCAGGCCGAGGCCGACCATCATCGTGCCGAAGTACGAGACCGACGAGACGATCTCGCGGGCCCGCTCGACGGTCATGCCCTTGTGCGCGCGCAGCACGGTGTACTCCTGCGCGAAGCGCTCGAGCAGCTCGCCCGCGCGCGGGTCGACGATCGTGGCGTCGTCGAGGTCGAGGCCGAGCTCGGTGGCGCGAGTCCGGATTGAGGCCTCGTCGCCGAGGAGGGTCAGGTCGGCGACCTGGCGCTCGAGCAGGGTGCTCGCGGCCCGCAGGATGCGGTCGTCCGCCCCCTCGGGGAGCACGATGTGCCGGCGGTCCGAGCGCGCCTGGTCGAGCAGGTTGTACTCGAACATGAGCGGGGTGATGACCTCCGCGCGGGGAACGTCGAGTGCCGCGAGCAGCGCCGCACCGTCGATGTGCTGCTCTGTCAGGGCCAGCGCCATGTCCATCTTGCGCTGCGAGTCGGCCGTCAGGCGCCCGCTGGTCTGCGCGGCCGCGCTGGCCGTGCGGAACGTGCCGAGGTCGGTGCGGATGATCGGCAGCCGCTGGCCGAGGCTCTCGACCAGGCGCGCCACGGGCGCCGGCGGGTAGTAGCCGCCGTTGAGGATGATCGCCGCGAGCGACGGGAAGCCGGCCGCGGCGTGCGCGGTGAGCAGGCCGAGCAGGATGTCGTAGCGGTCACCGGGGGTGATCACGACGGCGCCGTCCGAGAGCCGGTCGAGCAGGTGCTCGAACGACATCGCGCCGACCTGCACGTCGAGCGCCTCGCGGCTGAGCAGGCCCTCGTCGCCGATCGCGAGCTTGCCCTCGACGGCCTCCATGAGGGCGCGAACCGTCGGGGCGCTGAGGAACGGCTCCTCGGGGACGGCCCAGACCGGCGCGGGGCCGGTCAGCGCGGCCAGCACGGAGGACAGGTCGGTCGCCGTACAGCGGTTCGCGACGATCCCGATGACCTGCGCGTGGTTCGCGCGCAGCTCGCCGATCGCGAGGCCGGTCACCTGGCGCACCTCCTCGGGGGTGCGGTCCTTGCCGCTGACGACGAGCAGCACCGGGGCGCCGAGGTTCGCGGCGATCCGGGCGTTGTAGTACAGCTCGGTGGGGCCGGCGACGTCCGTGTAGTCCGTGCCGACGACGACGACGACGTCGCAGCGCCGCGCGACCTCGTGGTACTTCTCGACGATCTCGGACAGCGCGCCCTCGAGGTCGTCGTGGACCTGCTCGTAGGTCACCCCGACGCACAGCTCGTAGGGGACGTCGACGCCGTCGTGCGCGAGCAGCAGCTCGAGCACGTAGTCGCGCTCGCCGCCCGCGGGGGAGATCGGGCGGAAGATGCCGACGCGCTGCGCGCGGCGGGTCAGGAGGTCGACGACGCCGAGGGCCACCGTCGACTTCCCGGTGCCGCCCTCGGGCGAGGTGATGTAGATGCTGCGGGTGACCGCGGCCTCGGTCTGCTGTGCGGACTCAGTCATTCGTTGTCTCCTCCTGTGGAAATCACCGAGGAGCCCTGCGGGCCACCGATCTCGGTCGCCGTGTCCCCGGCGTCGGGCCAGACCCAGTTCGCGATCGACGGCATGTCTTCGCCGTGCGTCCGGGTGTACTGGCGTGCTTCGAGCCGTGCGTCAGCCATCTGCTGGCGCAGGCCTGCTGCCCGGGATCCGAGGCTCGGAACCCGGTCGATCACATCCATCACGAGGTGGAAGCGGTCGAGGTCGTTGAGCATGACCATGTCGAACGGTGTCGTGGTCGTGCCCTCCTCCTTGTACCCGCGCACGTGGATGTTGGAGTGGCCCGCGCGCCGGTAGGTCAGGCGGTGGATGAGCCACGGGTAGCCGTGGTAGGCGAAGACGACGGGCCGGTCCGTGGTGAACAGGGCGTCGAAGTCGCGGTCGGAGAGGCCGTGCGGGTGCTCGCGCTCGTCCTGCAGGCGCATCAGGTCGAGCACGTTGACGACGCGCACCGTCAGGTCGGGCAGGTGCTGGCGCAGCAGGTCCGCGGCGGCGAGGATCTCGAGCGTCGGGACGTCCCCCGCGCAGCCGAGCACGACGTCGGGCTGCTCGCCCGGGCGCTCGTTGCCTGCCCACTCCCAGATGCCGAGCCCGCGCGCGCAGTGCGCGACGGCCTGGTCCATCGTGAGGAAGTTCGGCGCGGGCTGCTTGCCGGCGACGACGACGTTGACGTAGTCGCGGCTGCGCAGGCAGTGGTCGTACGTCGACAGCAGCGTGTTCGCGTCCGGCGGCAGGTACACCCGGACGACCTCGGCCTTCTTGTTCACGACGTGGTCGATGAAGCCGGGGTCCTGGTGGCTGAAGCCGTTGTGGTCCTGGCGCCACACGTGGCTCGAGAGCAGGTAGTTCAGGGACGCGACCGGCCGACGCCACGGGATCTCGTGGCTGACCTTGAGCCACTTGGCGTGCTGGTTGAACATCGAGTCGATGATGTGGATGAACGCCTCGTAGCAGCTGAACATCCCGTGCCGGCCGGTCAGGAGGTAGCCCTCGAGCCACCCCTGGCACTGGTGCTCCGAGAGCATCTCCATCACGCGGCCCGCGCGGGCGAGGTGCTCGCCCTCGTCGGTCGTCAGGTACTCGGCGTTCCACTGCTTGTCGGTGACCTCGTAGACGGCCTGCAGGCGGTTCGACGCGGTCTCGTCCGGCCCGAAGATCCGGAAGTTGTCGGGGTTGAGCTTGATGACCTCGGCGAGCCACTGGCCGAGCACCTTGGTCGCCTCGCTGATCGACCCGCCGGGGACCGGGACGTCGACGGCGAAGTCGCGGAAGTCCGGCAGGCGGAGGTCGCGCAGCAGCAGCCCGCCGTTGGTGTGCAGGTTGTCGCTCATGCGCAGGTGCCCGCGGGGCGCCGTCGCGGCGAGCTCCGGCACGAGGTGGCCGGTCTCGTCGAAGAGCTCCTCGGCCCGGTACGACTTCAGCCAGCCCTCGAGGATCTTGAGGTGCGCGTCGGTGTCGCGCGCGCTCGAGAGCGGGACCTGGTGCGAGCGCCAGGAGTTCTCGACCTGCTTGCCGTCGATGACCGGCGGGCAGGTCCAGCCCTTCGGGGTGCGCATGATGATCATCGGCCACTTCGGCCGGGACAGGTCGCCCGCGGCGGCGCGCGCCTTGATCTCGGCGATCTCGTCGAGCACGACGTCGAGCAGCTCGGCGAAGCGGCGGTGCACGGCCGCCGGGTCCTCGCCGTCGAAGCCGCCGGTGAACGCGTGCGGCGCGTGCCCGTAGCCGCGCATGAGGTCGAGGAGCTCGTCCTCGGGGATCCGGGCGAGCACGGTCGGGTTCGCGATCTTGTACCCGTTCAGGTGCAGGATCGGCAGGACGACGCCGTCCTTCGCGGGGTTGACGAACTTGTTGGAGTGCCAGCTGGTCGCCAGGGGCCCGGTCTCGGCCTCGCCGTCGCCGACGACGGCCGCGACGAGCAGGTCCGGGTTGTCGAACGCCGCGCCGTACGCGTGGGAGAGCGCGTACCCGAGCTCGCCGCCCTCGTGGATCGAGCCGGGGGTCTCCGGGGCCACGTGGCTGGGAATCCCGCCGGGGAAGGAGAACTGCTGGAAGAGCCGGTTCAGGCCCTCGTCGTCCTGGGTGATGTCGGTGTAGACCTCGGAGTACGTGCCGTCGAGGTAGGCGTTGGCGACGAGTCCGGGGCCGCCGTGGCCCGGTCCGGTGATGTACATCGTCGACAGCGAGCGCTCGACGATCGCGCGGTTCAGGTGCGCGTAGATGAAGTTGAGGCCCGGCGTCGTGCCCCAGTGGCCGACGAGGCGGGGCTTGACGTCGTCGCGCTCGAGCGGGCGGCGCAGCAGGGGGTTGTTGAGCAGGTAGATCTGTCCGATCGACAGATAGTTCGCGGCGCGCCACCAGGCGTCCACGAGGTTGAGGGTCTCGTCGGTGAGGGGGCGATCGGGGCGTGCTGCCCAGGCCGCGGGTGCGTCGACCGCCGGGCTGATCGTCTGCGTGTGCATGAGGAAGGTCTCCCATGATGCGGTGCC harbors:
- a CDS encoding succinic semialdehyde dehydrogenase; amino-acid sequence: MTSDPRHPQLIDPETDPRATYVLEPDDVRVLLDKIVVSPGARTEMTFAPFTGGPLAAVPLSTPDDVARAARLARAAQRTWAARPVAERAAVLLRLHDLVLTQQSDILDLLQLESGKSRVDAFAEVADIALVARYFGRRAGALLADRGVGGLVPVLTQVRVRRHPVGVVGVISPWNYPLALSLGDVLPALVAGNAVLLKPDTQTALTALWGVEQLEAAGLPAGLVQVVVGDGESIGGAVVDAVDHVCFTGSTATGRIVGAQAGRRLVGASLELGGKNPLYVADDVDVEVAAEGAVRACFASAGQLCVSIERVYVHEAVADAFVVAFVRRVRQLVLGAGLDYQADVGSLTTAAHLAKVTAHVEDAVARGATVLTGGTARGDLGPLFFEPTVLTDVPADALAFREETFGPVVAVYPVASDDEAVAAMNDTEFGLTASVWTRDVRRGRAIAARIEAGSVNVNEGFAASWGSVAAPQGGWKASGLGARHSATGLAHVTREQTVAVQRGAHGLRGPGGTPVLPGIGLGRMYALPAEQWTRAFTGALRLLKAVGRA
- a CDS encoding alpha/beta hydrolase codes for the protein MTDTTTDTLGSRDAAAAVRGAVSYRGLTYAQVSGFRPLLLDVHVPAGGPAGSSGPAGSSGLTGSSGLAGSSGPAGPAGPVPCVVWVHGGGWESGDRRFTPETWPAGLLFESLIAAGLAVATVDYRLSGEALFPAALHDVKSAVRFLRAHAGELGLDPARFGVCGESAGGHLAAMIALTGDDGAYEGSVGLLGPSTVVQAAAVLYGVTDFSAEIASRNLPPGLVPDEPESRFLGATPEQAPALAAAASPVSHATASAPPVLLISGDADTLVPLDQSERLRDALLAAGARDVVLEVVPGADHCFVGVDPAGPLGTVVEFLRGRLHP
- a CDS encoding acetate/propionate family kinase; translated protein: MSSLVLVINAGSSSIKYQLTDAVSGEAVAGGIIERIGQALSSVKHDGPDGRTKLEQPVPNHEAGIATILDLFATHGPDLREVTLTAVGHRVVQGGTRFTGPAVVDDSVEAAIEEWSALAPLHNPANLSGIRAARAAFPDVPHIAVFDTSFHSTLPPAAYTYAIDRELARKHSIRRYGYHGTSHQFVSRTTAELLGKDPSEVNVIVLHLGNGASASAVRGGVCVETSMGLTPLEGLVMGTRSGDLDPAMLIHLGRVAGMSLDDLDVMLNRESGMLGMSGFSDMRDIEDAVAAGDVNAITASEVYYHRIKGYVGNYYAQLGHVDAIAFTAGIGENDDAVRLNSLAGLGRLGIEIDPARNKVRSPEPRVISTDGSEVTVFVIPTNEELEIARQAVALVGA
- the pta gene encoding phosphate acetyltransferase: MTESAQQTEAAVTRSIYITSPEGGTGKSTVALGVVDLLTRRAQRVGIFRPISPAGGERDYVLELLLAHDGVDVPYELCVGVTYEQVHDDLEGALSEIVEKYHEVARRCDVVVVVGTDYTDVAGPTELYYNARIAANLGAPVLLVVSGKDRTPEEVRQVTGLAIGELRANHAQVIGIVANRCTATDLSSVLAALTGPAPVWAVPEEPFLSAPTVRALMEAVEGKLAIGDEGLLSREALDVQVGAMSFEHLLDRLSDGAVVITPGDRYDILLGLLTAHAAAGFPSLAAIILNGGYYPPAPVARLVESLGQRLPIIRTDLGTFRTASAAAQTSGRLTADSQRKMDMALALTEQHIDGAALLAALDVPRAEVITPLMFEYNLLDQARSDRRHIVLPEGADDRILRAASTLLERQVADLTLLGDEASIRTRATELGLDLDDATIVDPRAGELLERFAQEYTVLRAHKGMTVERAREIVSSVSYFGTMMVGLGLADGMVSGAMHTTAHTIKPSFEIIKTIPGVSVVSGVFLMCLADRVLVYGDCAVNIDPTAEQLADIAITSAATATQFGIEPRIAMLSYSTGESAGGADVDKVRAATELVRARRPDLIIEGPIQYDAAVDAAVAKAKMPDSLVAGRATVFIFPDLNTGNNTYKAVQRSSGAVAIGPILQGLRKPVNDLSRGALVGDIVNTVAFTAIQAQALRAQAQAQATTPQEQTV
- a CDS encoding phosphoketolase family protein; the protein is MHTQTISPAVDAPAAWAARPDRPLTDETLNLVDAWWRAANYLSIGQIYLLNNPLLRRPLERDDVKPRLVGHWGTTPGLNFIYAHLNRAIVERSLSTMYITGPGHGGPGLVANAYLDGTYSEVYTDITQDDEGLNRLFQQFSFPGGIPSHVAPETPGSIHEGGELGYALSHAYGAAFDNPDLLVAAVVGDGEAETGPLATSWHSNKFVNPAKDGVVLPILHLNGYKIANPTVLARIPEDELLDLMRGYGHAPHAFTGGFDGEDPAAVHRRFAELLDVVLDEIAEIKARAAAGDLSRPKWPMIIMRTPKGWTCPPVIDGKQVENSWRSHQVPLSSARDTDAHLKILEGWLKSYRAEELFDETGHLVPELAATAPRGHLRMSDNLHTNGGLLLRDLRLPDFRDFAVDVPVPGGSISEATKVLGQWLAEVIKLNPDNFRIFGPDETASNRLQAVYEVTDKQWNAEYLTTDEGEHLARAGRVMEMLSEHQCQGWLEGYLLTGRHGMFSCYEAFIHIIDSMFNQHAKWLKVSHEIPWRRPVASLNYLLSSHVWRQDHNGFSHQDPGFIDHVVNKKAEVVRVYLPPDANTLLSTYDHCLRSRDYVNVVVAGKQPAPNFLTMDQAVAHCARGLGIWEWAGNERPGEQPDVVLGCAGDVPTLEILAAADLLRQHLPDLTVRVVNVLDLMRLQDEREHPHGLSDRDFDALFTTDRPVVFAYHGYPWLIHRLTYRRAGHSNIHVRGYKEEGTTTTPFDMVMLNDLDRFHLVMDVIDRVPSLGSRAAGLRQQMADARLEARQYTRTHGEDMPSIANWVWPDAGDTATEIGGPQGSSVISTGGDNE